A section of the Bryobacteraceae bacterium genome encodes:
- the rnhA gene encoding ribonuclease H: protein MKKVVAITDGSCLGNPGPGGWAFILRYGPHVKEASGGEPRTTNNRMELTAAIQALEALREPCEVELVTDSQYLKNGVQSWLPRWKRNGWKTADRKPVLNQDLWQALDAALARHKVHWVWTRGHADHEDNNRCDELARASAAAQRERG, encoded by the coding sequence ATGAAGAAAGTGGTCGCGATTACTGACGGAAGCTGCCTGGGCAACCCGGGCCCCGGCGGCTGGGCCTTTATCCTGCGCTATGGGCCGCACGTGAAGGAAGCCTCCGGCGGCGAGCCCCGCACGACGAACAACCGGATGGAGTTGACGGCGGCAATCCAGGCGCTGGAGGCGCTGCGCGAGCCGTGCGAAGTGGAGCTGGTGACGGACTCCCAATATCTGAAAAATGGCGTCCAGAGCTGGCTCCCGCGCTGGAAGCGGAACGGCTGGAAGACGGCCGACCGCAAGCCGGTGCTGAACCAGGACCTCTGGCAGGCGCTCGACGCTGCGCTCGCGCGGCACAAGGTGCACTGGGTGTGGACGCGCGGCCACGCGGACCACGAAGACAACAATCGCTGCGACGAGCTGGCCCGCGCCTCGGCGGCCGCGCAGCGTGAGCGCGGATGA
- a CDS encoding tRNA-dihydrouridine synthase, with translation MSVFPAELRIGSVVVRPATVLAPMAGVTDTVFRRLIRAQGGCGLLMTEFTSSHGVVAAQRHPNRKRLQSFHYLYFEPDEHPITAQLFGADPEVLAEAARICEDSGFDAVDINFGCPVKKVVRCNGGSGLLRDLPLVEKILRTVRAAIRIPLTLKTRAGWNDRELVHVQVARLAEDCGLNAIALHPRTREQGYSGRADWTRIAEVKAAVRIPVIGNGDIVTPEDAVRMVEQTGCDAVMIGRAAASNPWIFRQISEYLATGAYFRPTEEDRWRIMHTYYSMLIEHQSLDTVGKMKQFATYFTHGVRNGSRLRTAIYHARQAREILDLVDRFFEEELRRGEAPQTAIPAA, from the coding sequence ATGTCTGTATTTCCCGCGGAGCTCAGGATCGGGTCTGTTGTCGTGCGGCCGGCTACGGTGCTTGCGCCCATGGCCGGCGTCACCGACACCGTCTTCCGGCGGCTGATCCGCGCCCAGGGTGGCTGCGGGCTGTTGATGACGGAGTTCACCAGCTCGCACGGCGTCGTCGCCGCGCAGCGGCATCCCAACCGCAAGCGGCTTCAGAGCTTCCATTACCTCTATTTCGAGCCGGACGAGCATCCCATCACAGCGCAACTGTTTGGCGCCGACCCGGAGGTGCTGGCCGAGGCGGCGCGAATCTGTGAAGACTCGGGCTTCGACGCGGTGGACATCAATTTCGGCTGCCCGGTGAAGAAAGTCGTGCGCTGCAATGGGGGCAGCGGGCTGCTGCGCGACCTGCCGCTGGTCGAGAAGATCCTGCGGACGGTGCGCGCCGCCATCCGCATTCCACTGACCCTGAAGACGCGGGCCGGGTGGAACGACCGGGAGCTGGTGCACGTGCAGGTCGCACGCCTGGCCGAAGACTGCGGCCTGAACGCCATCGCGCTGCACCCGCGCACGCGCGAACAGGGCTACAGCGGGCGCGCCGACTGGACGCGCATCGCCGAGGTCAAGGCGGCAGTGAGGATCCCGGTGATCGGCAACGGCGATATTGTGACGCCCGAAGACGCGGTCCGGATGGTGGAGCAGACCGGATGCGACGCGGTGATGATCGGCCGCGCGGCGGCCTCCAACCCGTGGATCTTCCGCCAGATCTCGGAGTACCTGGCCACGGGCGCCTATTTCCGGCCCACGGAAGAGGACCGGTGGCGGATCATGCACACCTACTACTCCATGCTCATAGAGCATCAGAGCCTGGACACCGTGGGCAAGATGAAACAGTTCGCCACGTATTTCACGCATGGCGTGCGCAACGGTTCCAGGCTCCGCACGGCCATTTATCATGCCCGCCAGGCGCGCGAAATCCTCGACCTCGTCGACCGCTTCTTCGAAGAAGAGCTCCGGCGCGGAGAAGCGCCCCAAACGGCCATCCCCGCCGCCTGA
- a CDS encoding zinc/iron-chelating domain-containing protein, translating to MITDLVQIHRLGEHKRAENERFRRHLKTYRYVERRLRQIAAEVEAQIDCLACANCCKVATARLLDRDLERLAKHFRMSVEKFRREFTEESEEEGLILRRDPEKGCVFLSGTECTVYDVRPAACVDFPHTVRGAGSIPSRMWQFIDRACYCPIVYNTLEEWKRETGFSAAPR from the coding sequence GTGATCACTGATCTGGTCCAGATCCACCGGCTTGGCGAGCACAAGCGGGCCGAAAACGAGCGCTTCCGCCGCCATCTGAAGACGTACCGTTATGTGGAGCGGCGGCTGCGGCAGATCGCCGCGGAAGTGGAGGCGCAGATCGACTGCCTCGCCTGCGCCAACTGCTGCAAGGTGGCTACGGCGCGGCTGCTTGACCGCGATCTCGAGCGGCTGGCGAAGCATTTCCGGATGAGCGTGGAGAAATTCCGGCGCGAATTCACCGAAGAGAGCGAAGAAGAAGGGCTGATTTTGCGCCGGGATCCGGAAAAAGGCTGCGTCTTTCTTTCGGGAACCGAATGCACGGTGTATGACGTGCGTCCGGCTGCGTGCGTCGATTTTCCGCACACGGTGCGCGGCGCCGGGTCCATTCCTTCGCGGATGTGGCAGTTCATCGACCGCGCCTGTTACTGCCCGATCGTTTACAACACGCTGGAAGAATGGAAGCGCGAGACGGGCTTTTCCGCGGCGCCGCGATGA
- a CDS encoding peptidase M16, giving the protein MSPFFFRTRPLSVLAALLMLPLAAPLSAQPAAPKKVATVEGITEYRLDNGLRVVLFPDPTKSTITVNVTYMVGSRHEDYGETGMAHLLEHLLFMGSKNHPDIKKELQDHGTRPNGTTWYDRTNYFETFEATDENLAWALSMEADRMVNSFIAKKDLDSEMTVVRNEMEAGENSPPRVLLQRVLATAFEWHNYGKLTIGARSDVERVPIERLQAFYRHFYQPDNAMLVVAGKFDEQKTLALIQKTFGAIPKPQRQLRRTYTVEPPQDGERLVTVRRVGDVQYVGAAWHIPPGSHEEFPAVEMAAAILGDQPSGRLYKALVETKKAATVSMNAFQLAEPGFAYAQAMVRMDSSLEDARKTLLDTIAEIRSKPFTKEELERQRTRWLKNFELEMNDPQDVALELSEWQAMGDWRLMFLQRDRIEKVTLEQVQKAAEKYLIPSNCTVGLFIPEKEPVRAQVPEPPDVEKLVAGYTGRATVSQGEAFEATPANIDRRTIRGEVGGGLHLALLPKKTRGGQVTAVLNLHFGDENNLREKVFAGGLAGQMLMRGTAKKTRQQIRDEIDRIKAQINVSGNANGASARITTTRENLPAAIDLVFEMLKESVFPESEFDQLKRQVLASLESARSQPQTIASVALQRHLMPWPKGDVRWVPTIEEQIEGIQAATLDQAKQFYAQFYGLAEGELAIIGDFDPDAVRQQVARHVQDWKSREHYARVLRRFTPVQPAAGAFETPDKANATWMAGTAFRMKDSDPDYPALIFGNYLLGQGMNSRLFARIRNREGLSYGVGSQVMVDPESDHALFIAFAICAPENAPKVEASFKDELAKILKEGFTAQEIEAGKKSWLQSRQVSRENDDELVGRLASRTYERRTMAFDAGLEEKVKALTPDQVRAALAKYLNPAGLTYMRAGDFRKVNVHW; this is encoded by the coding sequence ATGAGCCCATTCTTCTTCCGCACCCGGCCTTTGTCTGTGCTTGCCGCTCTCCTGATGCTGCCGTTGGCCGCGCCGCTGTCGGCGCAGCCGGCGGCGCCGAAAAAAGTGGCCACGGTGGAAGGCATCACCGAATACCGTCTGGACAACGGGCTTCGCGTGGTGCTTTTCCCTGACCCGACGAAGTCCACCATTACGGTGAACGTGACCTACATGGTGGGGTCGCGCCATGAGGACTACGGCGAAACCGGCATGGCCCACCTGCTCGAGCACCTGCTGTTCATGGGTTCGAAGAACCACCCGGACATCAAGAAAGAGCTCCAGGACCACGGCACACGGCCCAACGGCACCACCTGGTACGACCGGACGAACTATTTCGAGACGTTCGAGGCCACCGATGAAAACCTCGCCTGGGCGCTGTCGATGGAAGCCGACCGCATGGTGAACAGCTTCATCGCGAAGAAGGACCTCGACAGCGAGATGACGGTGGTGCGCAACGAGATGGAGGCGGGCGAGAACTCGCCGCCGCGAGTGCTGCTCCAGCGCGTGCTGGCCACGGCGTTCGAATGGCACAACTACGGCAAGCTCACCATCGGCGCGCGGAGCGACGTGGAACGCGTTCCCATTGAGCGGCTCCAGGCGTTTTACCGGCACTTCTATCAGCCGGACAACGCGATGCTGGTCGTGGCCGGCAAATTCGACGAGCAGAAGACGCTGGCGCTGATCCAGAAAACGTTTGGCGCGATTCCAAAGCCGCAGCGGCAGCTCCGCCGCACCTACACGGTCGAGCCGCCGCAGGACGGCGAACGGCTGGTGACGGTGCGGCGCGTGGGCGACGTGCAGTATGTGGGCGCGGCCTGGCACATTCCGCCGGGGTCTCACGAAGAGTTCCCGGCCGTGGAGATGGCCGCGGCGATTCTCGGCGATCAGCCCTCGGGCAGGCTCTACAAGGCGCTGGTCGAAACGAAAAAGGCGGCCACGGTGAGCATGAATGCGTTTCAGCTCGCCGAGCCGGGCTTCGCCTACGCGCAGGCGATGGTGCGGATGGACAGTTCGCTCGAAGACGCGCGCAAGACGCTGCTCGACACAATCGCCGAGATCCGGTCAAAGCCCTTCACGAAGGAAGAACTCGAGCGGCAGCGCACGCGGTGGCTGAAGAATTTTGAGCTCGAGATGAACGATCCGCAGGACGTCGCACTGGAGCTGAGCGAGTGGCAGGCGATGGGCGACTGGCGGCTGATGTTCCTCCAGCGCGACCGGATTGAAAAGGTCACGCTCGAACAGGTGCAGAAAGCGGCGGAGAAATACCTCATCCCCTCCAACTGCACCGTGGGGCTGTTCATTCCGGAAAAGGAACCGGTGCGGGCGCAGGTGCCGGAACCGCCCGATGTGGAAAAGCTCGTGGCAGGCTACACCGGCCGGGCCACGGTTTCGCAGGGAGAAGCCTTCGAGGCCACGCCCGCCAACATCGACCGGCGGACCATCCGGGGCGAAGTCGGCGGCGGCCTGCATCTGGCGCTGCTGCCCAAGAAGACGCGCGGCGGGCAGGTCACAGCGGTGCTGAACCTCCATTTCGGCGACGAGAACAACCTGCGCGAGAAAGTCTTTGCCGGCGGACTGGCCGGGCAGATGCTGATGCGGGGCACGGCGAAGAAGACGCGCCAGCAGATCCGCGACGAGATTGACCGCATCAAGGCGCAGATCAATGTCAGCGGCAATGCCAACGGCGCTTCGGCGCGCATCACGACGACGCGCGAGAACCTGCCGGCGGCAATCGATCTCGTCTTCGAGATGCTGAAGGAGTCCGTCTTTCCGGAAAGCGAATTCGATCAGTTGAAGCGTCAGGTGCTGGCGTCGCTCGAGTCGGCCAGGAGCCAGCCGCAGACCATTGCCTCGGTCGCCTTGCAGCGGCATCTGATGCCCTGGCCCAAAGGCGACGTTCGCTGGGTGCCCACGATCGAGGAACAGATCGAGGGAATCCAGGCGGCCACGCTCGACCAGGCGAAGCAGTTTTATGCGCAGTTTTACGGGCTGGCCGAGGGCGAGCTCGCCATCATTGGCGATTTTGACCCGGACGCGGTGCGGCAGCAGGTGGCCAGGCACGTCCAGGACTGGAAGAGCCGCGAACACTACGCGCGCGTCCTGCGCCGCTTCACGCCAGTCCAGCCCGCCGCGGGGGCCTTTGAGACCCCCGACAAGGCCAATGCCACATGGATGGCCGGCACGGCGTTCCGGATGAAAGATAGCGACCCGGACTATCCGGCCCTGATTTTCGGGAACTATCTTCTCGGCCAGGGCATGAATTCGCGCCTGTTTGCGCGCATCCGCAACCGGGAAGGGCTCAGCTACGGCGTCGGCTCGCAGGTGATGGTCGATCCGGAAAGCGACCATGCGCTGTTCATTGCATTTGCCATCTGCGCGCCTGAAAACGCGCCGAAGGTGGAGGCGTCCTTCAAGGACGAGCTGGCGAAGATCCTGAAGGAAGGCTTTACGGCGCAAGAGATCGAGGCCGGCAAGAAGAGCTGGTTGCAGAGCCGGCAGGTAAGCCGGGAAAACGACGATGAGCTGGTGGGCCGGCTGGCGAGCCGCACCTACGAGCGGCGCACGATGGCCTTTGATGCCGGCCTGGAGGAGAAGGTGAAGGCGTTGACGCCGGACCAGGTGCGGGCGGCGCTGGCAAAATACCTCAATCCCGCCGGCCTCACCTACATGCGGGCCGGCGATTTCCGCAAGGTGAACGTTCACTGGTGA
- the acsA gene encoding acetyl-coenzyme A synthetase, with protein MQEQNVYPPSADFSARAHVGSLEAYRALYERAASHPEEFWAEIAEREVHWFEKWHHVFEWHPPFVKWFVGARTNASYNCLDRHLAERGSKPAILFEGEPGDRRVLSYAQLHEQVCRFASALKRRGYSAGDRAIIYMPMVPEAVVAMLSCARLGITHSVVFGGFSAEALKARIQDLDAHLVITADGGWRRGREVRLKDAADEALAECPSVRDVIVLRRTGGQVQMKDGRDTWWHDFEAGAAPDCPAEPLDAEHPLFVLYTSGTTGKPKGILHTTGGYLTYVTCTMKWVFDLKEEDIYWCTADIGWVTGHSYIVYGPLSAGATCVIYEGAPDYPAWDRWWEIVARYKVTIFYTSPTAIRALLKQGDSWPEKHDLSSLRLLGSVGEPINPAAWEWYYRVIGKGRCPIVDTWWQTETGGILIAPMPGAVPLKPGSATLPMPGIEAEVVDFSGNPVPPDTEGFLIIRRPWPSMLRTIWGDPQRYEQQYFSRIPGIYFTGDAARRDADGYFWILGRVDDVMNVSGHRLSTMEVESALVRHPAVAEAAVVGKPHEITGQAVCCFITLKQGYQPGDKLAQELRQWVAHEIGAFARPEEIRFTETLPKTRSGKIMRRLLRELVTSHTVTGDVTTLEDMGVITRLASQHDED; from the coding sequence ATGCAGGAGCAGAACGTCTATCCTCCCTCCGCCGACTTCAGCGCCCGCGCCCACGTGGGCAGCCTGGAGGCCTACCGCGCCCTCTACGAGCGCGCCGCCTCCCACCCGGAAGAGTTCTGGGCCGAGATCGCCGAACGCGAGGTGCACTGGTTCGAAAAATGGCACCACGTCTTTGAGTGGCACCCGCCGTTCGTCAAATGGTTCGTCGGAGCCAGGACGAACGCGTCCTACAACTGCCTGGACCGCCATCTGGCGGAGCGCGGGTCCAAACCGGCCATCCTGTTTGAAGGTGAACCCGGCGACCGCCGCGTGCTCAGCTACGCCCAGCTTCATGAGCAAGTCTGCCGCTTCGCCAGCGCCCTCAAACGGCGCGGCTACAGCGCGGGCGACCGCGCCATCATCTACATGCCGATGGTGCCGGAAGCCGTCGTCGCCATGCTCTCCTGCGCGAGGCTCGGCATCACCCATTCGGTGGTCTTCGGGGGCTTTTCGGCCGAAGCCCTCAAGGCTCGCATCCAGGACCTCGACGCGCATCTTGTGATCACCGCCGATGGCGGCTGGCGCCGTGGCAGGGAAGTGCGCCTCAAGGACGCCGCCGACGAGGCCCTCGCCGAATGCCCCTCCGTGCGCGACGTGATCGTGCTGCGCCGCACCGGCGGCCAGGTCCAGATGAAGGATGGCCGCGACACCTGGTGGCATGATTTCGAAGCCGGCGCCGCCCCCGACTGTCCCGCCGAACCGCTGGACGCCGAGCATCCGCTGTTCGTCCTTTACACCTCCGGCACCACCGGAAAGCCCAAAGGCATTCTGCACACCACCGGCGGCTATCTCACCTACGTCACCTGCACGATGAAGTGGGTCTTCGACCTGAAGGAAGAAGACATTTACTGGTGCACCGCTGACATCGGCTGGGTCACCGGCCACTCCTACATCGTTTACGGCCCGCTTTCGGCCGGCGCCACCTGCGTCATCTACGAAGGCGCTCCCGATTATCCGGCCTGGGACCGCTGGTGGGAGATCGTGGCCCGATATAAAGTCACGATTTTTTACACTTCCCCGACTGCCATCCGCGCCCTGCTGAAACAGGGCGATTCCTGGCCAGAAAAACACGATCTTTCCTCGCTCCGCCTGCTTGGCAGCGTCGGCGAGCCGATCAATCCGGCGGCCTGGGAATGGTACTACCGCGTCATTGGCAAGGGCCGCTGCCCGATTGTCGATACCTGGTGGCAGACCGAAACCGGCGGCATCCTCATCGCTCCGATGCCCGGCGCGGTCCCGCTCAAGCCCGGCTCCGCCACTCTTCCCATGCCCGGCATTGAGGCGGAAGTCGTCGATTTTTCAGGAAATCCCGTGCCGCCAGATACGGAAGGGTTCCTGATTATCAGGCGTCCGTGGCCTTCCATGCTGCGCACCATCTGGGGCGATCCACAGCGTTATGAACAACAGTATTTTTCCCGGATTCCCGGGATTTATTTCACCGGCGACGCAGCCAGACGCGACGCTGACGGCTACTTCTGGATCCTCGGCCGTGTGGATGACGTGATGAACGTCAGCGGCCACCGGCTTTCCACCATGGAAGTCGAGTCCGCCCTCGTCCGTCATCCGGCCGTGGCCGAAGCGGCCGTCGTCGGAAAACCGCACGAGATCACCGGCCAGGCCGTCTGCTGCTTCATCACGCTGAAGCAGGGCTATCAGCCGGGTGACAAGCTGGCCCAGGAACTGCGGCAGTGGGTCGCTCACGAGATCGGCGCTTTCGCCCGCCCCGAAGAGATCCGCTTCACCGAGACGCTGCCGAAAACCCGCTCGGGCAAGATCATGCGCCGCCTGCTGCGGGAACTCGTCACCTCGCACACTGTCACCGGCGACGTCACCACGCTCGAAGACATGGGCGTCATCACCCGGCTCGCCTCGCAGCACGACGAGGACTGA
- a CDS encoding metallophosphoesterase, with product MRILFIGDIFASPGRRIVAACLGKLIQDEKADLVIANVENAAGGFGITPPLAQELFSLGIDVMTSGNHIWDKREVYDYLDHEPRLLRPANYGAAVPGSGLYMGKARNGAPYAVLCLQGRVHMPAIECPFRTADQILAGLPEETRIRFVDFHAEATSEKMAMGWHLDGRVTAVIGTHTHIATADARILPGGTAYQTDCGMTGPYDSVIGVDKKTILHRFLTQLPARFEAATGMVELHATVVDADEDTGLARAIRPLVITQDQLGEPV from the coding sequence ATGCGAATCCTTTTTATCGGCGATATCTTCGCCTCGCCCGGCCGCCGCATTGTGGCCGCATGCCTGGGGAAGCTGATCCAGGACGAAAAGGCTGACCTGGTGATTGCCAACGTCGAAAACGCGGCGGGCGGTTTTGGCATTACGCCGCCGCTGGCGCAGGAGCTTTTCAGTCTGGGCATCGACGTGATGACCTCCGGCAATCACATCTGGGACAAGCGCGAGGTTTACGATTATCTGGACCACGAGCCCCGGCTGCTCCGGCCGGCCAATTACGGGGCCGCGGTGCCCGGCTCCGGCCTCTACATGGGCAAGGCGCGCAACGGAGCGCCCTATGCGGTGCTCTGCCTGCAAGGGCGCGTGCACATGCCCGCCATTGAGTGTCCCTTCCGCACGGCCGACCAGATTCTGGCCGGACTGCCGGAGGAGACGCGCATCCGGTTTGTCGATTTTCATGCCGAAGCCACCAGCGAGAAGATGGCGATGGGCTGGCATCTGGACGGGCGCGTCACCGCAGTGATCGGCACGCACACGCACATCGCGACGGCGGACGCGCGCATCCTGCCCGGCGGCACCGCCTACCAGACCGACTGCGGGATGACCGGGCCCTATGACAGCGTGATTGGCGTCGACAAGAAAACGATCCTGCACCGGTTCCTGACGCAGTTGCCGGCGCGCTTTGAAGCCGCCACCGGCATGGTGGAACTGCACGCAACGGTGGTGGATGCCGATGAAGACACGGGACTGGCGCGGGCCATCCGGCCGCTGGTGATCACCCAGGACCAGCTCGGCGAACCGGTGTGA
- the metF-2 gene encoding bifunctional homocysteine S-methyltransferase/methylenetetrahydrofolate reductase: MGSTSRISRTAEFRELLGRRALVADGAMGTMLYARGAFINRCFDELNLSAPQMVLGVHLDYVRAGAEILETNTFGATRAHLGGFGLAGRVTEINRAGVRLARQAAAEGRRVFVAGAVGPLGIHIEPLGPTSYEEARAMFREQIDALLDEGVDLLIFETFSNLAELREAVLAGREAAGPEMVIIAQVTADEEGRLPDGADTETFTRFLDELPADVIGLNCSVGPKPTLETLERMLPLTKKPLSAMPNAGLPVRIEGRNIYLSSPEYMAQYARRMLWAGVKIVGGCCGTTPEHIKAIASEARSLQPGLREAVVPAQAPAEKKQALPKIPLAEKSPLGAKIAAGKFVVFVEILPPRGVDASREIAGAKMCREAGIDAINVPDGPRASARMSAQVTCQLIEREAGIETVLHFCCRDRNILGIQSELLGAYAAGLRNILCITGDPPRMGAYPNATAVFDVDSIGLCNIVNNLNQGLDIGGHPFGSQTGLVLGVGANPGALNIEEEIRRTEWKVLAGAEFIITQPVFDVTLLERFLERIAPFRIPVIAGIWPLTSLRNAEFMVNELRVPVPEEFMERMRAAKDPEQARREGVAIAQEMVRRVRPMVQGVQLSAPFGRYELAIEVARATGPR, translated from the coding sequence ATGGGCAGTACCTCCAGAATTTCCCGCACAGCCGAATTTCGCGAGCTTCTCGGGCGGCGCGCTCTGGTGGCCGACGGGGCCATGGGCACGATGCTGTACGCGCGGGGCGCTTTCATCAACCGCTGCTTCGACGAGCTGAACCTGAGCGCGCCGCAGATGGTGCTGGGCGTGCACCTGGACTACGTGCGGGCGGGCGCGGAGATCCTGGAGACGAACACATTTGGCGCGACGCGGGCCCATCTGGGCGGCTTCGGGCTGGCCGGCAGGGTGACGGAGATCAACCGGGCCGGCGTGCGGCTGGCGCGGCAGGCGGCGGCGGAAGGGAGACGCGTGTTCGTGGCCGGTGCGGTGGGACCGTTGGGAATTCACATCGAGCCGCTGGGGCCCACCTCATATGAGGAAGCGCGTGCGATGTTCCGCGAGCAGATTGACGCGCTGCTCGATGAGGGCGTCGACCTGCTGATCTTCGAGACGTTCTCGAACCTGGCCGAGCTGCGCGAAGCGGTGCTTGCCGGGCGCGAAGCGGCCGGGCCGGAGATGGTGATCATCGCCCAGGTGACGGCGGACGAGGAGGGGCGGCTGCCGGATGGGGCCGACACGGAGACGTTCACGCGTTTTCTGGACGAGCTGCCGGCGGACGTGATCGGCCTGAACTGTTCGGTGGGGCCGAAACCGACGCTGGAGACGCTGGAGCGGATGCTGCCGCTGACGAAGAAGCCGCTTTCGGCGATGCCCAATGCCGGGCTGCCGGTGCGGATCGAGGGCCGCAACATCTACCTGAGCTCGCCCGAGTACATGGCGCAGTACGCGCGGCGGATGCTCTGGGCAGGCGTGAAGATCGTCGGCGGTTGCTGCGGGACGACGCCGGAGCACATCAAGGCGATCGCCAGCGAGGCGCGCAGCCTTCAGCCGGGGCTGCGGGAAGCGGTGGTCCCGGCGCAGGCGCCGGCGGAGAAAAAGCAGGCGCTGCCGAAAATTCCCCTCGCGGAAAAATCGCCGCTGGGCGCGAAAATCGCTGCGGGAAAATTCGTCGTTTTCGTGGAAATTCTACCGCCGCGGGGCGTGGATGCCTCGCGCGAAATCGCCGGCGCAAAAATGTGCCGGGAGGCGGGGATCGACGCCATCAACGTGCCGGACGGCCCGCGCGCCAGCGCGCGGATGAGCGCCCAGGTGACCTGCCAGCTCATTGAACGCGAGGCGGGCATCGAAACGGTGCTCCATTTCTGCTGCCGGGACCGGAATATTCTTGGAATCCAGAGCGAATTGCTGGGGGCCTATGCGGCCGGGCTGCGCAACATTCTGTGCATCACCGGCGACCCGCCGCGGATGGGCGCCTATCCGAACGCAACGGCCGTGTTCGATGTCGATTCCATCGGCCTGTGCAACATTGTCAACAACCTGAACCAGGGGCTGGACATCGGCGGACATCCGTTCGGCAGCCAGACGGGGCTGGTGCTGGGCGTGGGCGCCAACCCGGGCGCGCTGAACATCGAGGAGGAGATCCGGCGGACGGAGTGGAAGGTGCTGGCCGGGGCGGAGTTCATCATCACGCAGCCGGTGTTTGACGTGACGCTGCTCGAGAGGTTTCTCGAGCGCATCGCGCCGTTTCGCATTCCGGTGATCGCCGGCATCTGGCCGCTGACGTCGCTGCGCAATGCCGAGTTCATGGTGAACGAGCTGCGTGTGCCGGTGCCGGAGGAGTTCATGGAGAGGATGCGCGCGGCGAAGGACCCGGAGCAGGCCCGGCGGGAGGGCGTGGCGATTGCGCAGGAGATGGTGCGGCGGGTGCGGCCGATGGTTCAAGGCGTGCAATTGAGCGCGCCGTTCGGCCGCTACGAGCTCGCCATCGAGGTTGCCCGCGCAACAGGGCCGCGCTAG
- the mutM gene encoding formamidopyrimidine-DNA glycosylase translates to MPELPEVEAVADRLRAAAPWARIVRARQERPTAMIHGRRAVGRVITAVERRGKNLLLRLEGGWFARAHLRLSGDLRLLPDARLRPHTVRAWFELDDGRAVVLDDPRALARISVHPEQEEAELFRDLGPEPFSEAFTSAYLYESAQRTARAAKIWLMDQRTVAGLGNIYAAEALFEAGISPLRPARSLSRARVERLHRAIRKVLTAALESVRAAYERPGGFAEGEFYPVAVYGREGAPCRRCGTAVRRTPQGGRSTYHCPKCQK, encoded by the coding sequence GTGCCTGAGCTGCCGGAGGTGGAAGCAGTGGCGGACCGGCTGCGGGCGGCGGCGCCGTGGGCGCGGATCGTGCGCGCGCGGCAGGAGCGGCCGACGGCGATGATCCACGGCCGCCGCGCGGTGGGGCGCGTGATCACGGCGGTGGAACGCCGGGGCAAGAACCTGCTGCTGCGGCTGGAAGGCGGCTGGTTTGCGCGGGCGCACCTGCGGCTGAGCGGCGACCTGCGCCTGCTGCCGGACGCGCGGCTGCGGCCGCACACGGTGCGGGCGTGGTTTGAACTCGACGACGGGCGCGCCGTCGTGCTCGACGACCCGCGGGCGCTGGCGCGGATCTCGGTCCATCCAGAACAGGAAGAAGCCGAATTGTTCCGGGATCTGGGGCCGGAACCTTTCAGCGAAGCGTTTACTTCCGCGTACCTGTACGAGTCGGCGCAGCGCACGGCGCGTGCGGCGAAGATCTGGCTGATGGATCAGCGCACCGTAGCCGGGCTGGGCAACATTTATGCGGCGGAAGCGCTGTTTGAGGCGGGCATCAGTCCGTTGCGGCCGGCGCGGAGCCTGTCCCGGGCGCGCGTGGAACGGCTGCACCGCGCGATCCGGAAGGTGCTGACGGCGGCGCTCGAGTCGGTGCGGGCCGCCTACGAGCGGCCGGGCGGCTTCGCCGAGGGGGAATTTTATCCGGTGGCCGTGTACGGGCGGGAGGGCGCGCCCTGCCGGCGCTGCGGCACGGCGGTGCGGCGCACGCCACAGGGCGGCCGCTCGACATACCATTGTCCGAAGTGCCAAAAATAG